One window of Phocoena phocoena chromosome 13, mPhoPho1.1, whole genome shotgun sequence genomic DNA carries:
- the LOC136132515 gene encoding igE-binding protein-like, whose protein sequence is MGNSLSTEPSAGFHEPIQALLNSRGLKLSHKTISKLLQDIDGAAPWFAVSGSLTVPSWEKLGKDLADRHKMGELSRGTFPLWRMIHSCLRDGKCEDIVQMGRKALSIYQDSASESENIGTTDELNPKEEADLEEAAAEYERGRYGGSPCARPSFCASAGARPPFCASAKSKALTCTQTSKCTFIPREVWSQVPTAFPVFEDPATCQRCYEMVDHKILKDLAEAARGYGVTANYTLMLLQRLTRTALTPTDWHDIARACLSMGQYLDWKSIVADLAYSQARENATNGQPAWNAEMLLGQGQWLNNQTVFPVEVYGQINQIGMQAWRALPNKGEVTGNLTKIIQGSTEPFSDFVARMMEAAGRIFGSVDDALPLVKQLLYEQSTKECRRAITPIKGKSLEAWMKMCREIGGPLSNAGLAAAVMAATNNAKPPGKSGVCFQCGRPGHIKRQCREMSKKPNMPPQKTPGTCPRCKKGKHWANECRSVKDINGQPIPSATAFTDSGNAYASSSKNGMKGPRSQGPKIFGAHENVSFQPPKPRGEPRQDPQGWTSVPPPEWY, encoded by the exons ATGGGGAACAGTTTATCTACGGAACCGTCTGCTGGATTTCATGAACCCATTCAAGCTCTTTTGAACAGCCGAGGACTTAAGCTTTCGCACAAAACTATTAGTAAGttattgcaggatattgatgGTGCCGCTCCATGGTTTGCAGTATCCGGAAGCCTGACTGTTCCATCTTGGGAAAAATTGGGGAAGGACTTAGCTGATCGTCATAAAATGGGGGAGCTCTCTCGAGGCACGTTTCCGTTATGGAGGATGATACATTCGTGTTTAAGAGACGGGAAATGCGAGGATATTGTACAGATGGGCCGTAAAGCTCTTAGCATATATCAAGATAGTGcgtcagaaagtgaaaatatagggactacg gatgagttgaatcccaaggaggaggcggatctggaagaAGCAGCTGCCGAATATGAAAGAGGACGATATGGCGGTTCCCCATGTGCTCGCCCGTCATTTTGTGCCTCTGCGGGTGCTCGTCCGCCATTTTGTGCTTCTgctaaatcaaaagctttaacatGTACTCAGACTTCAAAGTGTACATTCATACCCAGAGAAGTCTGGTCTCAGGTACCCACAGCTTTTCCGGTGTTTGAAGACCCAGCCACGTGTCAAAGATGTTATGAGATGGTGGATCATAAAATACTTAAGGATCTTGCAGAGGCTGCCAGGGGATATGGGGTTACTGCTAATTATACCTTGATGCTATTGCAGCGCCTTACGCGAACTGCATTGACGCCCACAGATTGGCATGATATTGCTCGTGCTTGCCTGTCCATGGGGCAATATTTGGATTGGAAATCAATTGTGGCTGACTTGGCGTACAGCCAGGCGAGAGAGAATGCCACCAATGGGCAGCCTGCCTGGAATGCCGAGATGCTGCTAGGACAGGGCCAGTGGTTAAATAATCAGACGGTGTTTCCGGTAGAGGTTTATGGCCAAATAAACCAGATTGGCATGCAAGCGTGGCGTGCCCTCCCaaataaaggagaagttacagggaATTTGACTAAGATTATACAGGGAAGCACCGAGCCATTTTCTGATTTTGTAGCTAGGATGATGGAAGCTGCGGGCAGGATTTTTGGAAGTGTAGATGATGCTTTGCCTCTCGTAAAACAGTTACTTTATGAACAAAGCACAAAGGAGTGCCGCAGGGCAATAACGCCTATTAAAGGAAAGTCTTTGGAAGCATGGATGAAGATGTGTAGAGAAATTGGAGGGCCTTTATCTAATGCTGGGTTAGCGGCAGCAGTAATGGCTGCCACCAATAATGCAAAGCCCCCTGGAAAATCAGGGGTTTGTTTCCAGTGTGGGAGGCCTGGACACATTAAGAGACAATGTAGAGAAATGAGCAAAAAACCAAATATGCCACCTCAAAAGACTCCAGGAACCTGTCCTAGATGTAAAAAAGGGAAGCATTGGGCAAATGAATGTAGATCCGTTAAGGATATTAATGGACAACCCATCCCGTCCGCTACAGCGTTTACAGACTCAGGAAATGCTTATGCTTCCAGTTCAAAAAACGGGATGAAGGGCCCCCGGTCTCAGGGCCCGAAAATTTTTGGGGCCCACGAGAATGTGAGTTTCCAACCACCCAAACCCCGAGGCGAGCCACGTCAGGATCCGCAGGGTTGGACCTCCGTGCCGCCTCCAGAATGGTACTAA